One window from the genome of Nitrosospira multiformis encodes:
- the cas7c gene encoding type I-C CRISPR-associated protein Cas7/Csd2, with product MSTLQNKIDFAVVLRVTHANPNGDPLNGNRPRADYDGFGEITDVCIKRKLRDRLLESGQSIFVQSDDRKIDGARSLKARADAALGKKLGSSETAKLACEQWFDVRAFGQLFAFKSDKKSKREADSEGDTGVSIGIRGPVTVQSAFSVEPVDISSTQITKSVSGEGDGSKRGSDTMGMKHRVDKGIYVFYGSMNPQLAERTGFSDADAETIKQLLPKLLENDESSARPAGSMEVLKVIWWKHNCKSGQYSSAKVHRSLAVQPDGGMQLDTLDGLSHEILGGF from the coding sequence ATGAGCACATTGCAAAACAAAATCGACTTTGCCGTTGTCCTGCGCGTTACTCACGCCAACCCTAACGGTGATCCACTTAACGGAAACCGCCCACGCGCCGACTACGACGGCTTTGGGGAAATTACCGACGTTTGTATTAAACGTAAGCTCAGAGATCGATTGCTGGAGAGTGGCCAAAGTATTTTTGTACAGTCCGATGATCGAAAAATAGACGGTGCCAGAAGCCTAAAAGCTAGAGCAGATGCTGCACTTGGAAAAAAACTTGGCTCAAGTGAGACAGCAAAATTGGCTTGTGAACAATGGTTCGACGTTCGTGCATTTGGTCAGCTTTTTGCGTTCAAGTCTGACAAGAAAAGCAAAAGGGAAGCTGACAGCGAAGGCGATACCGGCGTATCCATTGGCATTCGTGGCCCCGTCACTGTTCAGTCTGCGTTCAGCGTGGAACCAGTCGATATCAGCAGCACACAGATCACCAAAAGCGTTAGCGGCGAAGGAGACGGCAGCAAACGCGGTTCCGATACAATGGGCATGAAACATCGGGTTGACAAGGGAATTTATGTTTTCTATGGCAGCATGAATCCGCAATTGGCTGAACGAACAGGGTTCAGCGATGCCGATGCTGAAACCATCAAGCAGTTGCTACCAAAGTTATTAGAGAACGATGAGTCATCTGCAAGGCCAGCGGGAAGCATGGAAGTTCTGAAAGTGATTTGGTGGAAACACAACTGCAAATCAGGTCAATATTCCTCAGCTAAAGTACATCGCAGTCTGGCGGTGCAGCCTGATGGCGGCATGCAGCTTGATACGCTTGATGGTTTGTCTCATGAAATTCTTGGTGGTTTTTGA
- a CDS encoding phytoene/squalene synthase family protein, with protein sequence MEFLSLSTDPATHELLHDILKQVSRSFYLTLNVLPAGVRDQMGLSYLFARAADTIADTDLIDRGQRLKYLNQFRAQFQTHKIDWKAIQEIQAVLIPHQKDSAESILLQRLEDCLKLYETYSAGDRERIQWLMEVLPNGMEMDLTRFPGESAGQLTALSTLDELDQYTYYVAGCVGEFWTRMVCAHSPEMARWDVTKMSTMGVRFGKGLQLTNIVKDIARDLHNGRCYVPEPLLQEAGLRPADLLDEDNLPKFRPVLNRLIQLAMAHLDEGWRYTLAIPRSEIRQRLACMWPILLAGETLKRVLVAPDLLNPAVNVKAPRGTVYRVMAITILTCANEYVATAYWNRLKGILSEP encoded by the coding sequence TTGGAATTCCTATCTTTGAGCACCGATCCCGCCACACACGAGCTTCTGCATGACATTCTCAAGCAGGTCTCCCGGTCGTTTTACCTCACCCTTAACGTGTTGCCGGCAGGGGTGCGCGATCAGATGGGACTGTCGTATCTGTTTGCACGCGCGGCCGATACCATCGCCGATACGGATCTTATCGATCGTGGGCAACGCCTGAAATACCTGAATCAGTTTCGAGCGCAGTTTCAAACTCATAAGATTGACTGGAAGGCTATCCAGGAGATTCAGGCCGTACTTATTCCTCATCAGAAAGACTCCGCTGAAAGCATCCTTCTCCAGCGGCTGGAGGACTGTTTGAAATTGTATGAAACATACTCCGCCGGAGATCGGGAGCGCATTCAATGGCTGATGGAGGTCCTGCCCAATGGAATGGAAATGGATCTGACCCGGTTTCCCGGTGAATCAGCCGGGCAGCTTACTGCATTATCCACGCTGGACGAGCTGGATCAGTACACTTACTATGTTGCAGGTTGTGTCGGAGAATTCTGGACCAGGATGGTCTGCGCGCATAGCCCGGAAATGGCCCGGTGGGATGTCACGAAAATGTCCACCATGGGTGTGAGATTTGGAAAAGGGTTGCAACTTACCAATATTGTAAAGGACATCGCCCGTGACCTGCATAATGGCCGCTGCTATGTGCCGGAGCCGCTCCTGCAAGAAGCCGGATTGCGGCCTGCTGATTTGCTGGATGAAGACAATCTGCCGAAATTCAGGCCCGTTTTGAATCGGCTCATCCAGCTTGCCATGGCACATCTGGATGAGGGTTGGCGGTACACCCTGGCTATTCCTCGATCCGAGATTCGCCAGCGATTAGCCTGCATGTGGCCAATTTTATTGGCTGGCGAGACGTTGAAACGCGTCTTGGTTGCTCCTGATTTACTCAACCCCGCCGTCAATGTGAAGGCGCCCCGCGGCACTGTGTATCGTGTAATGGCAATAACAATACTTACCTGCGCCAATGAATACGTAGCGACCGCCTACTGGAACCGTCTCAAAGGTATCTTGTCTGAGCCGTAG
- the dinB gene encoding DNA polymerase IV, with amino-acid sequence MVRRIAHLDMDAFYASVELLRYPELHGFPVVIGGQSDRQPALLKNGNRLFARLRDYAGRGVVTTATYEARVFGVFSGMGLMKAAQLAPDAILLPADFHAYRHYSRLFKSAVAGIAPRIEDHGIDEIYIDLSELPGDTMTLARRIKQAVYETTGLSCSIGVTPNKLLSKIGSDLEKPDGLTILGLPDIPSRIWPLPVKKINGIGPKATEKLAALGITTIAELAGAEPSFLQMHFSPAYARWLHDVSHGIDDRPVITHAEPKSISRETTFERDLHARQDRSILTEIFTALCTDVAHDLQRKGYLGRTIGIKLRYADFRTVTRDLTLSLPTADPVIIRRAAEECLRRAPLNRKLRLLGVRASALSSGGAAQSAGISRQRELPLTASIEKQ; translated from the coding sequence ATGGTTCGGCGCATAGCTCATCTTGATATGGATGCTTTCTACGCGTCGGTCGAATTGCTGCGCTACCCCGAGTTACATGGATTTCCTGTCGTGATTGGTGGACAGAGTGATCGGCAACCGGCGCTCCTCAAGAATGGCAACCGCCTTTTCGCACGGCTGCGCGATTACGCCGGACGCGGCGTGGTGACCACAGCCACTTACGAGGCCCGCGTTTTCGGCGTCTTCTCCGGCATGGGGCTCATGAAAGCTGCGCAACTGGCGCCGGATGCGATCCTGCTGCCCGCAGATTTTCACGCCTATCGCCATTATTCACGGCTTTTTAAATCTGCCGTAGCCGGGATCGCTCCCCGGATCGAAGATCATGGCATTGACGAGATCTACATCGATCTGAGCGAGCTGCCGGGCGATACGATGACGCTTGCCCGGCGCATCAAACAGGCGGTATATGAAACCACTGGGCTCTCTTGTTCCATCGGCGTGACACCCAACAAACTGTTATCGAAAATCGGTTCGGATCTCGAAAAACCGGATGGCCTCACCATTCTGGGCCTGCCGGATATTCCCAGCCGGATCTGGCCTTTGCCGGTCAAGAAAATCAATGGTATCGGCCCCAAGGCAACCGAGAAGCTCGCGGCGCTTGGCATCACCACCATCGCCGAGTTGGCGGGAGCCGAGCCCTCATTTCTGCAGATGCACTTCAGCCCTGCCTATGCTCGCTGGCTGCATGACGTTTCTCACGGGATTGATGACCGTCCGGTGATCACGCATGCCGAGCCCAAGTCGATCAGCCGGGAGACCACTTTCGAACGGGATCTCCATGCCCGCCAGGATCGTTCCATTCTCACGGAAATTTTCACGGCGCTATGTACCGATGTGGCACATGACCTGCAGCGTAAGGGTTACCTCGGCCGTACCATCGGTATCAAGTTGCGGTATGCCGACTTTCGCACCGTAACCCGCGACCTTACGCTATCCCTTCCTACCGCCGATCCCGTTATCATTCGCCGGGCGGCCGAGGAATGCCTGCGGCGCGCGCCGCTGAATCGGAAGCTGCGGTTGCTGGGCGTGCGAGCCAGCGCGCTATCTTCAGGGGGCGCTGCGCAGAGTGCTGGCATATCCCGCCAAAGAGAGCTGCCGCTGACCGCATCCATCGAAAAGCAATAG
- a CDS encoding ABC transporter permease, protein MNIIKLSFRMLRRDWRAGELRVLAFALVIAVGGMTTVGFFADRVQLALSRQGNQLLGADLIIFADHPLSPHYADEAKRRGLTVSTAIKFPSMAAKGETSLLTEIKAVTAGYPLRGELRISEDFSDVSSPRPTHIANAIPAPGSAWVDEKLMIRLGLNRGDTIELGAAHFTVTALITQEPDYSIGFINLRPRVLINKVDLPATGLVQQGSRVGYRLLVSGEDGVVENFRSWAQSHLTLGERIEGIRDARPEIKSALERAEKFLSLAALASVVLAAAAASLAVRRFTQRHLDGCAVMRCLGASQASMLRLYLWHFAALGLIASGAGCLLGFFAQEALTFWLSGLVKAELPYPSVWPGVHGLLTGMVLLLGFALPPLLNLRSVSALRVLRRDIGMTNTHSLTGYALGLIALAALFMWKAGDVRLGASVMGGFAAAIAVFGSLGFLLVKALAHMRGQTGGALRYGLASIRRRATASVVQAVALGLGLMALLALTLIRDDLLQNWRTSLPPDAPDHFLVNIQDDQLEPLAAFFDQHGLRRPPVFPMVRGRLTAINGKAIAAGDYADIRARRLVEREFNLSWAEEMQSDNQIIEGQWWKKGDKGKAMMSLEEGIAKTVGVGLGDTLTYDVAGSTFSATITSLRKVDWDTFHVNFFVVTPPGVLEKYPATYITSFHLPPERMEVTNKLIKAFPNLLVIDVATIISQVHKVIEQVTKAVEFVFLFTLLAGLAVLYAAIASTQDERIHEAAIFRTLGAKRSQLARAWAAEFAILGGLAGLFAAAGASALGYVIGEYALNLTYTFDPSIWLTGLLSGMIGVTVAGLMGTRSALSTPPLMTLRKV, encoded by the coding sequence ATGAACATCATTAAGCTTTCCTTCCGAATGCTTCGCCGTGACTGGCGCGCAGGTGAATTGCGCGTGCTGGCCTTTGCGCTGGTAATCGCCGTGGGTGGTATGACCACGGTGGGATTTTTTGCCGACCGGGTGCAACTGGCGCTTTCCCGCCAAGGCAATCAGCTGCTTGGCGCGGATCTGATAATTTTTGCCGACCATCCCCTGTCCCCGCATTATGCGGATGAAGCGAAACGGCGCGGACTGACTGTTTCCACCGCGATTAAATTCCCCAGCATGGCCGCGAAGGGGGAGACCAGTCTGCTGACCGAGATCAAGGCGGTTACCGCCGGCTATCCCCTGCGAGGCGAATTGCGCATCAGTGAAGATTTCAGCGATGTGTCATCTCCCCGGCCTACGCATATCGCCAATGCAATTCCCGCACCCGGATCGGCATGGGTAGATGAGAAGCTCATGATTCGTCTTGGGCTCAATCGGGGCGATACGATTGAGCTGGGCGCAGCACACTTTACTGTGACTGCGTTGATAACGCAGGAGCCGGACTATTCGATTGGTTTCATTAATTTGCGGCCGCGTGTATTGATCAACAAGGTTGATCTGCCTGCGACCGGGTTGGTGCAGCAGGGGAGCCGGGTTGGCTATCGTCTTCTGGTTTCGGGAGAAGATGGCGTGGTGGAAAATTTTCGGAGTTGGGCTCAGTCGCATTTGACACTGGGAGAAAGAATCGAAGGCATCCGCGATGCCCGCCCTGAAATCAAGTCGGCGCTGGAGCGGGCGGAGAAATTTCTCAGTCTGGCCGCCCTTGCAAGCGTGGTGCTGGCAGCGGCGGCAGCGTCGCTTGCCGTGCGCCGTTTCACGCAGCGCCATCTCGACGGTTGTGCCGTGATGCGTTGTCTGGGTGCCAGCCAGGCGTCAATGCTACGCCTCTATCTGTGGCATTTCGCCGCACTGGGATTGATCGCCAGCGGGGCCGGCTGTCTACTCGGTTTTTTCGCACAGGAAGCGTTGACTTTTTGGCTCTCGGGGCTGGTGAAGGCGGAATTGCCGTATCCCAGCGTGTGGCCTGGCGTGCACGGATTGCTGACCGGCATGGTGTTATTGCTTGGCTTTGCACTGCCGCCTCTACTCAATTTGCGCAGCGTGTCCGCATTGCGCGTATTGCGCCGGGATATCGGGATGACAAACACTCACAGTCTGACGGGTTACGCGTTGGGACTGATAGCGCTAGCGGCACTATTCATGTGGAAAGCTGGCGACGTGCGTCTGGGTGCTTCCGTCATGGGCGGATTCGCCGCGGCAATAGCGGTTTTTGGTTCCCTGGGATTTCTACTGGTAAAAGCCTTGGCGCATATGCGGGGTCAAACAGGCGGTGCGCTGCGCTATGGATTGGCAAGTATCCGGCGGCGCGCCACCGCCAGCGTGGTGCAGGCAGTGGCGCTGGGATTGGGATTGATGGCGTTGCTGGCGCTGACACTGATTCGAGATGATTTGCTGCAAAACTGGCGCACCAGCCTGCCCCCGGACGCACCCGATCATTTTCTGGTAAATATCCAGGATGACCAGCTGGAGCCGCTGGCCGCATTCTTTGACCAGCATGGCCTCAGGCGGCCGCCGGTTTTTCCCATGGTTCGCGGGCGCCTGACAGCGATCAACGGTAAGGCCATAGCGGCCGGGGATTATGCCGACATCCGCGCCAGACGGCTGGTTGAGCGCGAATTCAATCTTTCGTGGGCAGAGGAAATGCAGAGCGATAACCAGATTATCGAGGGCCAGTGGTGGAAAAAGGGAGATAAGGGAAAGGCGATGATGTCCCTGGAGGAGGGTATCGCAAAAACGGTCGGTGTCGGCCTTGGCGACACATTGACATACGACGTGGCGGGCAGCACGTTTTCCGCCACGATCACCAGTCTGAGAAAGGTGGACTGGGATACGTTTCACGTTAATTTTTTTGTGGTTACACCGCCCGGCGTACTGGAAAAATATCCGGCGACCTACATCACCAGTTTTCATCTGCCACCGGAGCGTATGGAGGTGACAAACAAGCTGATCAAAGCCTTTCCCAATCTGCTTGTGATCGATGTGGCAACTATCATCAGTCAAGTCCACAAGGTGATTGAACAGGTGACCAAAGCGGTCGAATTTGTTTTCCTGTTCACGCTGCTGGCGGGATTGGCGGTACTGTATGCCGCGATTGCTTCCACCCAGGACGAACGCATTCACGAGGCCGCCATATTTCGTACGTTGGGGGCCAAGCGTAGCCAATTAGCACGCGCCTGGGCCGCCGAATTTGCCATACTCGGCGGGCTGGCCGGACTTTTCGCCGCAGCGGGGGCCAGTGCGCTGGGCTATGTCATCGGTGAATATGCGTTGAATTTAACCTACACTTTCGACCCATCGATATGGCTGACCGGCTTGCTTTCGGGAATGATAGGCGTCACCGTGGCGGGACTGATGGGGACTCGCTCCGCGCTTTCAACTCCACCACTCATGACACTACGGAAAGTTTGA
- the cas8c gene encoding type I-C CRISPR-associated protein Cas8c/Csd1, with the protein MSWIQKLYETYGQCASQRDSSDSDVSLEPICHTSQQAHIEVSLDNNGRFLRANVIPKGQGVTLVPCTEASVGRAGSKPVSHPLCDKLQYLAGDFIKYGGVVKSGFAGEPTEPHKIYLSLLSDWANSSFAHPKITAIQTYVQKGNLLDDLVREKILPIDEDKQLLAEWIGDKKEAPSIFGIMPNGNPPDGAVIRWRVETPGEALPETWKDQGLIDAWIGFYTSQKDNKGLCLVTGENLSLAEQHPSKLRHGADKAKFISSNDTSGFTFRGRFVDADQACGVGFEVTQKAHNALRWLIDSKRKQAYRNGDQAVVAWTVSGKRIPAPTDNSFELFGVETDGPDTQQLHEQVYQGDAGQAFGQRLARLLAGYRAELGSTNKVMVMGLDSATPGRMAMTYYRELDHTEFLDRIEAWHRDHAWYQNYGQDSGKEVKFIGAPAPKDIAEAAFGSRNEKLLKATVERLLPCIIDGHLIPRDLVESVTRRACNRLGMERKKRNGKIYEDEWEKVLGIACALFKGYHKKRGYQMALELNRTSRDYLYGRLLAIAENIEKFALDMTKESRDTSAAKLMQRFADHPNSTWRNIELSLVPYKSRLRSRAPGFLYTRERQLDEVTCLFQGDDFMDERKLSGEFLLGYHCQRQALRIKPETEQDENTETTTAKIN; encoded by the coding sequence ATGAGCTGGATCCAGAAACTTTATGAGACGTATGGGCAATGTGCCAGTCAGAGAGATTCATCGGATAGCGATGTATCACTGGAACCAATATGCCACACTTCCCAACAAGCCCACATTGAGGTGAGCCTTGACAACAATGGGCGGTTTTTACGCGCCAATGTAATTCCGAAAGGGCAAGGCGTGACACTTGTACCATGCACAGAAGCATCTGTTGGTCGGGCAGGAAGCAAGCCCGTCAGTCATCCGCTTTGTGACAAACTCCAATACCTTGCGGGTGATTTTATTAAGTATGGCGGTGTGGTTAAATCGGGATTTGCAGGCGAGCCAACAGAACCTCATAAGATTTACCTGTCTCTTTTGTCCGACTGGGCGAATTCATCTTTCGCGCATCCAAAAATAACTGCGATTCAAACTTATGTACAAAAGGGGAATTTGCTTGACGATCTTGTGCGAGAAAAAATCTTACCCATTGATGAGGATAAACAGTTGCTGGCGGAGTGGATAGGCGATAAAAAAGAAGCGCCATCGATATTTGGCATCATGCCTAATGGCAACCCCCCTGACGGCGCTGTCATTCGCTGGCGAGTAGAAACCCCCGGGGAAGCATTGCCGGAAACATGGAAAGATCAGGGTTTGATAGATGCCTGGATTGGTTTTTACACCAGCCAAAAAGATAACAAAGGTTTGTGTCTGGTCACAGGTGAAAATCTGAGTTTGGCCGAGCAACATCCTTCCAAACTCAGACATGGTGCGGATAAAGCGAAATTTATTTCATCCAATGACACCAGCGGTTTTACATTTCGCGGGAGATTTGTTGATGCTGACCAAGCATGTGGTGTGGGCTTTGAGGTCACACAAAAAGCACATAACGCGCTACGCTGGTTGATTGACTCCAAACGAAAGCAGGCTTACCGAAATGGCGATCAGGCTGTTGTCGCGTGGACTGTATCCGGCAAAAGAATACCTGCCCCGACGGACAATTCTTTCGAGCTATTTGGTGTCGAAACAGATGGTCCGGATACCCAGCAATTGCACGAGCAAGTATATCAAGGTGATGCAGGACAAGCTTTTGGGCAGCGACTTGCAAGGTTGCTTGCTGGGTATCGTGCTGAACTCGGTTCTACCAATAAAGTTATGGTGATGGGGCTGGATTCAGCAACCCCCGGTCGTATGGCGATGACCTACTATCGAGAACTCGACCACACCGAATTTCTTGACCGAATTGAGGCATGGCATAGAGACCATGCCTGGTATCAAAACTATGGTCAGGATTCTGGTAAGGAAGTGAAGTTCATCGGTGCTCCAGCCCCTAAGGATATTGCTGAGGCTGCTTTCGGCAGCAGGAATGAGAAGCTACTCAAAGCAACTGTAGAACGTTTACTACCCTGCATTATTGATGGGCACCTGATCCCTCGTGATTTGGTGGAATCAGTAACCAGAAGGGCTTGCAACAGACTAGGGATGGAAAGAAAAAAGCGCAATGGCAAGATATATGAGGATGAGTGGGAAAAAGTGTTGGGCATTGCCTGTGCATTATTTAAAGGCTATCACAAAAAAAGGGGTTACCAAATGGCATTAGAACTGAATCGAACCAGCCGCGATTACTTGTATGGCCGACTTTTGGCAATTGCGGAGAATATCGAGAAATTTGCGCTCGATATGACAAAAGAGTCACGAGATACATCGGCTGCAAAACTCATGCAGCGTTTCGCCGATCATCCGAACTCGACATGGCGAAACATTGAGCTTTCATTGGTTCCCTACAAGTCGCGCCTCCGTTCAAGAGCACCGGGATTTTTATATACAAGGGAAAGGCAACTTGATGAAGTCACCTGTTTGTTTCAGGGTGACGACTTCATGGATGAAAGAAAACTATCTGGGGAGTTTTTGCTGGGTTATCACTGCCAACGACAGGCACTCCGAATCAAGCCTGAAACGGAGCAAGATGAGAATACTGAAACCACTACTGCCAAAATCAATTAA
- the cas5c gene encoding type I-C CRISPR-associated protein Cas5c, whose product MSDFRRSSIEFKVWGRFALFTDPLTKIGGEKCSYHIPTYEALKGVAKSIYWKPTIVWVIDEVRVMKRIRTQTKGTKPLEYGGGNTLAIYTFLSDVEYQVKAHFEWNMHRSELAEDRNEAKHHIVAKRMLERGGRQDIFLGTRDCQGYVEPCKFGSGEGAYDTAGELAYGLMFHGFDYPDETGGNNLHTRFWQPTMVNGVIRFIRPENCKVRKLVRKMSVKKFEQGRNLLGVESEEPLSLRELV is encoded by the coding sequence GTGTCTGATTTCAGAAGAAGCAGCATTGAATTCAAGGTCTGGGGGCGATTCGCGCTCTTTACTGATCCGCTGACAAAAATCGGAGGCGAGAAGTGTTCCTACCATATCCCGACTTACGAAGCGCTCAAAGGTGTTGCAAAGTCTATCTACTGGAAGCCCACCATTGTTTGGGTGATTGACGAAGTTCGGGTGATGAAGCGCATTCGCACTCAGACCAAAGGCACCAAGCCACTCGAGTATGGTGGTGGCAACACTTTGGCGATCTACACCTTTCTGTCTGATGTTGAATATCAGGTGAAAGCACATTTTGAATGGAATATGCACAGGTCTGAGCTGGCGGAAGACCGCAACGAAGCCAAGCATCATATCGTTGCCAAGCGAATGCTGGAACGTGGCGGTCGCCAAGACATTTTCCTTGGCACCCGAGATTGCCAAGGCTATGTCGAACCCTGCAAGTTTGGCTCGGGTGAAGGAGCTTACGACACCGCTGGTGAGCTTGCTTATGGGCTCATGTTTCATGGGTTTGATTATCCTGATGAGACTGGCGGCAATAATCTCCACACTCGTTTTTGGCAACCCACAATGGTGAATGGCGTGATTCGATTTATTCGCCCAGAGAACTGTAAAGTTCGTAAGCTTGTCAGGAAAATGTCCGTCAAGAAATTTGAGCAAGGCCGGAATCTTCTTGGTGTAGAAAGCGAGGAACCTTTGTCTTTGCGGGAGTTGGTATGA
- a CDS encoding CRISPR-associated helicase/endonuclease Cas3 → MSNAALYIAHQRKSDGAVQSLEVHLLEVSRIAKSLAAKIGLQDQGELIGLLHDLGKYSSEFQHYLKSAVGLIDQDEDEFIDARGMKGKVDHSTAGAQLVWQELANHGEIGRVVGQILSLCIASHHSGLIDCLSSDTSSFGEDRFTKRINKSDNRTHLQEAIAKMDNTVTVRFRELANSPEIIKGIKESISKIVRREELGDEQIIRFKVGLLVRCLFSCLIDADRMNSADFEKPHAAKTRRNGQYSEWTHLIYRLDNYLSSFVANQSIDKLRANISLHCRDKAGNGKGIYTLTVPTGGGKTLSSLRFALHHAEKHKMDRIIYAIPFTSIIDQNADVVRKILEPDGAKSNNVVLEHHSNLMPEEENWKTKMLVENWDAPVIYTTNVQMLETLFGAGTRGPRRLHQLANAVLVFDEIQTLPVNCIHLFCNAINYLVEHCGTTVVLCTATQPLMDMVEQSKGALRIPPSNEIMPDVGELFRKLKRVEVLNRRKPGGWSDKEVATLAMEEAKKAGSCLVIVNTKKSAQALFQLCRDEKAAMPIYHLSTNMCPAHRRFILDEIRQRLEAKEPILCISTQLIEAGVDVDFGAVIRSVAGLDSIAQAAGRCNRNGRRDIGHVHVVNLSEERVDMLTDIACGQRITERLLDEFEKDPARFDNDLLGPTAIACYFNYYFAERRGEMDYPVGSKVLGHDDTLLNLLAGNANAAEEFHRCQGSPFNLYLRQSFMAAAKAFKSIDAPTRGVIVPYGSAGKKLIGELCGAFDVEKQFKLLRRAQQYTVNVFPHQLEKLQKEKASHEIQMGVDILYLADARYYNEDFGLSLTPEGKMEVYCV, encoded by the coding sequence ATGAGTAATGCCGCTTTATACATCGCGCATCAACGAAAGTCGGATGGAGCTGTCCAAAGTCTGGAGGTCCATCTACTTGAAGTTTCGCGTATTGCGAAGTCCTTGGCAGCCAAAATCGGCTTGCAGGATCAGGGTGAATTGATTGGTTTGCTCCATGATTTAGGCAAATATAGCAGTGAGTTTCAGCATTATCTGAAATCCGCCGTTGGTTTGATAGACCAAGATGAAGATGAGTTTATCGATGCAAGAGGCATGAAAGGAAAAGTGGATCATTCCACTGCCGGAGCTCAGCTCGTTTGGCAGGAGCTTGCCAACCACGGTGAAATCGGACGGGTTGTAGGTCAAATACTCTCCTTGTGTATTGCCTCTCATCACTCCGGTTTGATTGATTGCCTATCCTCTGACACCAGCAGTTTTGGAGAAGATCGTTTCACAAAAAGAATCAACAAGTCCGATAATCGCACCCATCTTCAGGAAGCTATCGCGAAAATGGATAATACCGTTACGGTGCGCTTCCGTGAATTAGCAAATAGCCCTGAAATCATTAAAGGTATTAAAGAATCCATTAGCAAAATTGTGCGTAGAGAAGAACTCGGGGATGAGCAGATTATCCGGTTCAAGGTGGGGCTGTTAGTTCGATGCTTATTTAGCTGCCTGATTGATGCTGACCGCATGAATAGTGCTGATTTTGAAAAGCCTCACGCTGCAAAGACAAGGCGGAACGGACAATACAGCGAATGGACACACTTGATATATCGGCTTGATAATTACCTATCAAGTTTTGTGGCCAATCAATCCATCGACAAACTTCGCGCTAATATTTCTCTACATTGCCGGGACAAAGCGGGGAATGGGAAAGGCATCTACACCCTGACAGTTCCTACAGGCGGAGGCAAGACACTTTCCAGCCTACGCTTCGCTTTGCATCACGCTGAAAAGCACAAGATGGATCGGATAATTTACGCCATTCCCTTTACTTCCATCATTGACCAGAATGCAGATGTGGTTCGGAAAATTCTTGAGCCGGATGGTGCGAAATCCAATAACGTTGTGCTTGAGCATCATTCCAATCTCATGCCGGAAGAGGAAAATTGGAAAACCAAAATGTTGGTCGAAAATTGGGATGCGCCGGTCATTTACACTACCAACGTGCAGATGCTTGAAACGCTGTTTGGTGCAGGTACACGCGGGCCACGGCGACTGCATCAATTGGCGAATGCTGTATTGGTCTTTGATGAAATACAGACGCTCCCCGTCAATTGCATTCACCTCTTCTGCAACGCTATCAATTATCTAGTCGAGCATTGCGGCACGACAGTCGTGTTGTGCACAGCCACACAACCACTCATGGATATGGTGGAGCAATCAAAAGGAGCGCTACGCATCCCACCAAGCAATGAAATCATGCCTGATGTGGGTGAGCTTTTCAGGAAGCTCAAACGGGTCGAAGTTCTCAATCGGAGAAAGCCCGGTGGCTGGTCAGATAAAGAAGTTGCAACGCTTGCAATGGAAGAAGCCAAGAAAGCCGGTAGCTGCTTGGTGATCGTCAACACCAAGAAATCAGCCCAAGCGCTATTTCAGTTATGCCGCGATGAGAAGGCAGCCATGCCGATTTACCACCTGAGCACGAACATGTGCCCAGCCCACCGCCGCTTCATTCTCGATGAAATTCGGCAACGCCTTGAAGCCAAGGAGCCAATACTATGCATCAGCACCCAGTTGATTGAAGCGGGTGTGGATGTGGACTTTGGTGCAGTTATCCGCTCGGTTGCGGGACTGGACTCCATTGCGCAGGCAGCGGGCAGATGCAACCGGAACGGGCGGCGAGATATTGGGCATGTCCATGTCGTCAACCTCAGCGAAGAGCGCGTAGATATGCTCACGGATATCGCTTGTGGACAGCGCATTACGGAACGGCTTCTCGACGAGTTTGAAAAAGACCCCGCCCGATTTGATAACGACTTGCTTGGGCCGACCGCAATAGCGTGCTACTTCAACTATTATTTTGCGGAGCGCCGTGGCGAAATGGATTACCCAGTGGGTAGTAAAGTATTGGGGCATGACGACACACTGCTAAACCTGCTTGCTGGTAATGCCAATGCAGCAGAAGAATTTCACCGCTGTCAGGGTTCGCCATTCAATCTGTATCTTCGCCAGTCATTCATGGCTGCCGCCAAGGCGTTCAAGTCGATTGATGCGCCAACCCGCGGCGTTATCGTTCCTTACGGAAGTGCAGGCAAAAAATTGATTGGTGAGCTATGCGGGGCATTCGATGTTGAAAAACAATTTAAACTCTTGCGCCGGGCGCAGCAATATACCGTCAACGTATTTCCTCATCAGTTAGAAAAGCTTCAAAAAGAAAAAGCCTCGCATGAGATACAGATGGGGGTGGATATTCTCTATCTTGCAGACGCCCGCTACTACAACGAGGATTTCGGGTTGAGCTTAACCCCCGAAGGGAAAATGGAGGTTTATTGTGTCTGA